A window of the Lolium perenne isolate Kyuss_39 chromosome 7, Kyuss_2.0, whole genome shotgun sequence genome harbors these coding sequences:
- the LOC127314976 gene encoding protein neprosin-like → MSNNENTSYYETIAAGSVVWPSLHGDDFARFHTTWYGKDNNACWDHRCPGFVQVSPSVVLGGRIHPVSTYNGAQYEIHVHLFKDPKTANWWLAYGKNKTPVGYWPASIFNHLKDKSNIAFWGGHLSGPTVQSYFPEMGSGHYASEGYGKAAFVRDIKIVDGNNMYVTPNSAKTIASSSKMTCYTVDKFGQDNDGMHVYYGGPGGCTN, encoded by the exons ATGTCAAATAACGAGAACACGAGCTATTATGAAACAATAGCTGCTGGATCTGTT GTGTGGCCAAGCTTGCATGGTGATGATTTTGCTAGATTTCACACTACTTGG TATGGTAAGGACAACAATGCTTGTTGGGATCACCGATGTCCTGGTTTTGTGCAAGTTAGTCCGAGCGTTGTCCTTGGAGGAAGGATACATCCAGTTTCTACCTATAATGGCGCTCAATATGAAATACATGTTCATTTGTTTAAG GACCCAAAGACCGCAAACTGGTGGTTAGCATATGGTAAGAACAAGACCCCAGTTGGATACTGGCCGGCTTCAATCTTCAACCACTTGAAGGATAAATCGAATATAGCATTTTGGGGTGGACATCTTAGTGGCCCAACAGTTCAGTCATATTTTCCTGAAATGGGTAGTGGGCATTATGCTTCGGAGGGTTATGGGAAAGCAGCTTTTGTGAGAGATATTAAAATTGTGGATGGGAATAACATGTATGTTACACCGAATAGCGCAAAGACCATTGCAAGCAGTAGCAAGATGACATGTTACACAGTTGATAAATTCGGGCAGGACAATGATGGCATGCATGTCTATTATGGTGGACCAGGTGGATGTACTAATTAG